GGCTACCTTGCCGAAAAAGCCGGACACCACCCCGATATGCTGATCACCTATAACAAGGTGAAACTCGCGTTGGTGACACACGATGCGGGCGGTCTGACGGAAAAAGATTTTGCCCTTGCGCGGCAGGTCAACGGGCTGGTCTAAGGGATTTTACGTCCGGCGGGGGTGGG
This genomic interval from Anaerolineales bacterium contains the following:
- a CDS encoding 4a-hydroxytetrahydrobiopterin dehydratase — translated: MPLQKLTDQDIQSYLAQTEGWALDPQTGEITRTYTFKDFTLALAFVGLVGYLAEKAGHHPDMLITYNKVKLALVTHDAGGLTEKDFALARQVNGLV